The following nucleotide sequence is from Nitrospirota bacterium.
AGTTTATGTTACGGTCAATGACAAAGGTAACAATGCCATCAGAATGCAAAACTTTCCTCATTGCATCAGCCTGTTCCCCGAGGTCAAAGAGGGATGCTTC
It contains:
- a CDS encoding dehypoxanthine futalosine cyclase; protein product: MNRIHREEGLRLLKEASLFDLGEQADAMRKVLHSDGIVTFVIDRNIN